A DNA window from Brassica napus cultivar Da-Ae chromosome C1, Da-Ae, whole genome shotgun sequence contains the following coding sequences:
- the LOC106370466 gene encoding senescence-associated protein DIN1-like isoform X1 has translation MESALNTTTRIGSWSSVISPPLEVCRSFKWKLSTATRRVVVVVADRQNSNFRWKVTTGRANIAAEAARVPTSVPVRVARELAQAGYKYLDVRTPDEFSIGHPSSAINVPYMYRVGSGMIKNPSFLKQVSSHFRKHDEIIIGCESGERSLMASTELLTAGFTGVTDIAGGYVAWTENELPVEE, from the exons atggaaTCTGCTTTAAACACAACCACACGAATCGGAAGCTGGTCATCGGTTATATCTCCACCTCTAGAAGTGTGTAGATCTTTCAAGTGGAAGCTATCAACGGCAACAAGGAGAGTCGTCGTCGTCGTTGCAGATCGTCAGAACTCAAACTTCCGATG gAAAGTAACAACAGGCAGAGCAAATATTGCAGCGGAAGCAGCTAGAGTTCCAACATCAGTACCGGTGAGAGTTGCGCGTGAGCTAGCTCAAGCAGGATACAAATATCTCGACGTGAGGACACCAGACGAGTTCAGCATCGGACATCCGTCTAGTGCTATTAACGTGCCTTACATGTACAGAGTCGGATCAG GAATGATCAAGAACCCGAGCTTTTTAAAGCAGGTCTCGTCCCACTTCAGGAAACACGACGAGATCATCATT GGTTGTGAGAGCGGGGAAAGATCTCTCATGGCTTCAACTGAACTTCTCACTGCT GGTTTCACCGGGGTTACAGACATTGCTGGAGGATACGTTGCCTGGACAGAGAATGAACTACCAGTAGAagagtga
- the LOC106370466 gene encoding senescence-associated protein DIN1-like isoform X2, whose product MYRVGSGMIKNPSFLKQVSSHFRKHDEIIIGCESGERSLMASTELLTAGFTGVTDIAGGYVAWTENELPVEE is encoded by the exons ATGTACAGAGTCGGATCAG GAATGATCAAGAACCCGAGCTTTTTAAAGCAGGTCTCGTCCCACTTCAGGAAACACGACGAGATCATCATT GGTTGTGAGAGCGGGGAAAGATCTCTCATGGCTTCAACTGAACTTCTCACTGCT GGTTTCACCGGGGTTACAGACATTGCTGGAGGATACGTTGCCTGGACAGAGAATGAACTACCAGTAGAagagtga
- the LOC106370466 gene encoding senescence-associated protein DIN1-like isoform X3 produces MESALNTTTRIGSWSSVISPPLEVCRSFKWKLSTATRRVVVVVADRQNSNFRWKVTTGRANIAAEAARVPTSVPVRVARELAQAGYKYLDVRTPDEFSIGHPSSAINVPYMYRVGSGMIKNPSFLKQVSSHFRKHDEIIIGCESGERSLMASTELLTAVRFHRGYRHCWRIRCLDRE; encoded by the exons atggaaTCTGCTTTAAACACAACCACACGAATCGGAAGCTGGTCATCGGTTATATCTCCACCTCTAGAAGTGTGTAGATCTTTCAAGTGGAAGCTATCAACGGCAACAAGGAGAGTCGTCGTCGTCGTTGCAGATCGTCAGAACTCAAACTTCCGATG gAAAGTAACAACAGGCAGAGCAAATATTGCAGCGGAAGCAGCTAGAGTTCCAACATCAGTACCGGTGAGAGTTGCGCGTGAGCTAGCTCAAGCAGGATACAAATATCTCGACGTGAGGACACCAGACGAGTTCAGCATCGGACATCCGTCTAGTGCTATTAACGTGCCTTACATGTACAGAGTCGGATCAG GAATGATCAAGAACCCGAGCTTTTTAAAGCAGGTCTCGTCCCACTTCAGGAAACACGACGAGATCATCATT GGTTGTGAGAGCGGGGAAAGATCTCTCATGGCTTCAACTGAACTTCTCACTGCTGTAA GGTTTCACCGGGGTTACAGACATTGCTGGAGGATACGTTGCCTGGACAGAGAATGA
- the LOC106351013 gene encoding thiol-disulfide oxidoreductase LTO1-like isoform X2, which produces MMMARFIPVSSCQFRFGFRELPPSSSALNPRRFEVSRRRFPIKCSSSESDDGVDSVSINSSMYSWFTGLGGIGMLDTAYLTYLKLTGSDAFCPVGGGTCGDVLNSDYALVFGVPLPVIGFVMYGLVTALSAQLAEGNLPFGVSKTNGRFALFAATTTMASASAYFLYILNTKLSGSSCLYCLVSAFLSFTLFFLAVKDVKLQEIQQVVGLQICLALIVVASLTASYSTARPIPSSSGDIELPYYSTEITTLSSPYAIALAKHLNSIGAKMYGAFWCSHCLEQKEMFGREAAKLLNYVECFPEGYKKGTKIFKACSDVGIEGFPTWMINGQVLSGEVELAELAEMSGFSLDQATEAKPLQ; this is translated from the exons ATGATGATGGCGAGGTTTATCCCTGTATCGTCTTGTCAGTTTCGTTTCGGCTTCCGCGAGCTTCCTCCTTCGTCGTCGGCTCTCAATCCAAGACGGTTCGAG GTCTCTCGCCGGAGATTCCCGATCAAATGCTCGTCGTCTGAGTCGGATGATGGTGTAGATTCGGTATCTATTAACAGTTCGATGTACAGCTGGTTCACCGGACTCGGCGGTATCGGGATGTTAGACACCGCGTATTTAACCTACCTGAAACTGACCGGATCCGATGCCTTTTGCCCCGTTGGTGGTGGTACTTGCGGCGATGTATTGAACAGCGATTACGCCCTTGTTTTTG GTGTTCCTCTGCCAGTGATTGGGTTTGTTATGTATGGCTTAGTAACAGCTTTGAGTGCACAGCTTGCGGAAGGGAATCTACCCTTTGGAGTTAGTAAGACCAATGGGCGTTTTGCGTTATTTGCCGCCACAACTACGATGGCATCTGCTAGTGCGTACTTCCTGTATATACTTAACACAAAACTCTCAGGATCATCGTGCCTCTATTGCCTAGTATCTGCTTTCCTATCGTTTACTCTATTTTTCCTCGCTGTAAAG GATGTGAAGTTGCAAGAGATACAGCAAGTTGTGGGATTGCAGATATGCTTGGCACTCATAGTAGTTGCCTCTTTGACTGCTTCATATAGTACTGCTCGACCAATCCCTTCAAG CTCAGGTGACATTGAGCTGCCATATTATTCAACAGAGATCACTACATTATCGAGCCCATATGCTATAGCGTTAGCAAAACATCTAAACTCCATTGGAGCTAAAATGTATGGAGCGTTCTGGTGTTCTCACTGCTTAGAGCAAAAAGAG ATGTTTGGAAGAGAAGCAGCAAAGCTACTGAATTACGTGGAATGTTTTCCCGAAGGCTACAAGAAAGGAACTAAGATATTCAAGGCATGTTCAGATGTTGGGATCGAAGGATTCCCCACATGGATGATAAATGGTCAG GTATTAAGCGGAGAAGTAGAACTCGCTGAACTAGCGGAGATGTCTGGATTCAGCCTTGATCAGGCAACTGAGGCCAAACCACTTCAGTAA
- the LOC106351013 gene encoding thiol-disulfide oxidoreductase LTO1-like isoform X1: MMMARFIPVSSCQFRFGFRELPPSSSALNPRRFEVSRRRFPIKCSSSESDDGVDSVSINSSMYSWFTGLGGIGMLDTAYLTYLKLTGSDAFCPVGGGTCGDVLNSDYALVFGVPLPVIGFVMYGLVTALSAQLAEGNLPFGVSKTNGRFALFAATTTMASASAYFLYILNTKLSGSSCLYCLVSAFLSFTLFFLAVKDVKLQEIQQVVGLQICLALIVVASLTASYSTARPIPSSSGDIELPYYSTEITTLSSPYAIALAKHLNSIGAKMYGAFWCSHCLEQKEMFGREAAKLLNYVECFPEGYKKGTKIFKACSDVGIEGFPTWMINGQVSKSSESLARVFITCQFLFHLFYCLGIKRRSRTR; encoded by the exons ATGATGATGGCGAGGTTTATCCCTGTATCGTCTTGTCAGTTTCGTTTCGGCTTCCGCGAGCTTCCTCCTTCGTCGTCGGCTCTCAATCCAAGACGGTTCGAG GTCTCTCGCCGGAGATTCCCGATCAAATGCTCGTCGTCTGAGTCGGATGATGGTGTAGATTCGGTATCTATTAACAGTTCGATGTACAGCTGGTTCACCGGACTCGGCGGTATCGGGATGTTAGACACCGCGTATTTAACCTACCTGAAACTGACCGGATCCGATGCCTTTTGCCCCGTTGGTGGTGGTACTTGCGGCGATGTATTGAACAGCGATTACGCCCTTGTTTTTG GTGTTCCTCTGCCAGTGATTGGGTTTGTTATGTATGGCTTAGTAACAGCTTTGAGTGCACAGCTTGCGGAAGGGAATCTACCCTTTGGAGTTAGTAAGACCAATGGGCGTTTTGCGTTATTTGCCGCCACAACTACGATGGCATCTGCTAGTGCGTACTTCCTGTATATACTTAACACAAAACTCTCAGGATCATCGTGCCTCTATTGCCTAGTATCTGCTTTCCTATCGTTTACTCTATTTTTCCTCGCTGTAAAG GATGTGAAGTTGCAAGAGATACAGCAAGTTGTGGGATTGCAGATATGCTTGGCACTCATAGTAGTTGCCTCTTTGACTGCTTCATATAGTACTGCTCGACCAATCCCTTCAAG CTCAGGTGACATTGAGCTGCCATATTATTCAACAGAGATCACTACATTATCGAGCCCATATGCTATAGCGTTAGCAAAACATCTAAACTCCATTGGAGCTAAAATGTATGGAGCGTTCTGGTGTTCTCACTGCTTAGAGCAAAAAGAG ATGTTTGGAAGAGAAGCAGCAAAGCTACTGAATTACGTGGAATGTTTTCCCGAAGGCTACAAGAAAGGAACTAAGATATTCAAGGCATGTTCAGATGTTGGGATCGAAGGATTCCCCACATGGATGATAAATGGTCAGGTGAGTAAATCCTCTGAATCCTTGGCACGAGTTTTCATCACATGTCAGTTCCTATTTCACCTCTTTTATTGTTTAGGTATTAAGCGGAGAAGTAGAACTCGCTGA
- the LOC106351245 gene encoding ganglioside-induced differentiation-associated protein 2-like, with product MTTPQISEIEQEQLIEKLEIFKIHGRDKRGRKILRIIGKFFPARFLSLDVLNKYLEEKIFPRLGRKPFAVLYVHTGVQRSENFPGISALRAIYDAIPVNVRDNLQEVYFLHPGLQSRLFLATCGRFLFSGGLYGKLRYISRVDYLWEHVRRNEVEMPEFVYDHDDDLEFRPMMDYGQESDHARVYAGAAVDSSVSSFSMRCIS from the exons ATGACGACACCTCAGATTTCGGAGATTGAGCAAGAGCAGCTGATCGAGAAGCTCGAGATCTTCAAGATCCATGGCAGAGACAAACGCGGCCGTAAGATCCTTCGGATTATCGGCAAATTCTTTCCAG CTCGGTTTCTATCACTGGATGTGTTGAACAAGTATCTAGAGGAGAAGATCTTCCCTCGACTAGGGAGAAAACCGTTCGCCGTGCTCTACGTCCACACCGGCGTGCAGAGGAGCGAGAATTTCCCCGGAATCTCAGCTCTGCGAGCGATCTACGACGCGATTCCGGTTAACGTCAGAGACAATCTCCAGGAGGTTTACTTCCTCCACCCAGGCCTCCAGTCGCGTCTCTTCCTCGCCACTTGCGGCCGATTCCTCTTCTCCGGCGG GTTGTACGGGAAGCTAAGGTACATAAGCAGAGTTGACTACTTGTGGGAACACGTGAGGAGGAACGAGGTAGAGATGCCGGAGTTTGTTTACGACCACGACGACGATCTAGAGTTCCGTCCGATGATGGATTACGGTCAGGAGAGCGATCACGCTAGGGTTTACGCCGGAGCCGCCGTAGATTCATCGGTCTCCAGTTTCTCCATGAGGTGTATCTCGTAG
- the LOC106350859 gene encoding uncharacterized protein LOC106350859 — protein MTAAGVASVQTKKLLKFSLSLFRRGFNSSKCKTAAKMAVARIKLLRNKRQVVVKQMRRDIALLLQSGQDATARIRVEHVIREQNILAANEIIELFCELIVSRLTIITKQKECPVDLKEGIASLIFAAPRCSEIPELGDLKDIFEKKYGRDFVSAATELRPTCGVNRMLIDKLSVRHPGGEFKLKIMKEIAKEFQVDWDTAETEQELLKPQEATIDGPRAFVSASSLPVNRASDEPIDPTKAVPRSSSSMSSINTHYHDTESAAEAAAELAKQAVAAAQVAALLANRRDSSNSNKEFSVSSFSSLDHSRRRSETSSYYYAKPSVANRRYSCNNPGVNEEDYAKTEAEAKGTMRRRHTLPPPATTEVKFDESDYYEEDTEPEEGPLQRRASSLPPDRAPPQAPQSAESRRDSSGHHVHPKLPDYDELAARFDSIRQSKGPLI, from the exons ATGACGGCGGCCGGAGTAGCCTCGGTTCAGACGAAGAAGCTTCTCAAGTTCAGCCTTTCTCTCTTCCGCCGCGGCTTCAACTCCTCCAAATG caaaacggCGGCGAAGATGGCTGTAGCTAGAATAAAGCTTCTGAGGAACAAGAGACAAGTTGTGGTGAAGCAAATGAGACGTGACAtcgctcttcttcttcagtccGGTCAAGATGCCACCGCTCGAATCAGA GTTGAGCATGTGATTAGGGAGCAGAACATCTTGGCGGCTAACGAAATCATTGAGCTTTTCTGTGAACTCATTGTTTCTCGACTCACTATCATCACAAAACAAAA GGAATGTCCTGTGGATCTGAAGGAAGGCATTGCGAGTTTGATATTCGCTGCGCCTAGGTGCTCGGAGATACCTGAGCTTGGAGATCTGAAAGACATCTTTGAGAAGAAGTACGGAAGAGATTTCGTGTCTGCTGCTACTGAGCTGCGTCCTACCTGTGGCGTGAACCGGATG CTGATTGATAAGCTTTCGGTGAGGCATCCTGGTGGAGAATTCAAACTTAAAATCATGAAGGAGATTGCCAAGGAGTTCCAGGTTGATTGGGACACTGCAGAGACTGAGCAAGAACTTCTCAAACCTCAAGAAGCAACCATT GATGGTCCACGTGCGTTTGTTAGCGCGTCAAGCTTACCAGTAAACCGTGCTTCTGATGAACCCATTGATCCTACCAAAGCTGTGCCGAG ATCGAGTAGTAGCATGAGCAGCATCAACACGCATTATCATGACACCGAGTCAGCAGCTGAAGCAGCAGCTGAACTAGCCAAGCAGGCGGTTGCAGCAGCACAAGTAGCCGCCTTGTTAGCTAACAGAAGAGACAGCAGTAACAGCAACAAGGAGTTCTCTGTATCCTCCTTTTCGTCTTTGGATCATTCAAGGAGACGATCTGAAACAAGCTCCTACTACTACGCTAAACCTTCCGTAGCAAACAGAAGATACAGCTGCAACAATCCAGGTGTAAATGAAGAAGACTACGCCAAAACGGAAGCAGAAGCGAAGGGAACAATGAGGAGGAGACACACACTTCCTCCTCCTGCGACTACTGAGGTCAAGTTTGATGAGTCTGACTACTACGAGGAAGATACAGAGCCGGAAGAAGGACCTTTACAGAGACGTGCTTCTTCCCTCCCGCCAGACAGAGCACCACCTCAGGCTCCTCAGTCTGCTGAGTCTAGAAGGGACTCGAGCGGTCACCATGTTCACCCAAAGCTTCCTGATTATGATGAGTTGGCGGCACGTTTTGACTCTATCAGACAGAGTAAAGGGCCACTGATCTGA
- the LOC106354277 gene encoding uncharacterized protein LOC106354277, which translates to MSDPEKTKVNTEERINENSDESDYLWSDEEEEGEMREIVLALPALSLSDVDQVTRQKAVAAADLLIAAAQEAAVTKDNMEQEVGGSGGTVKKKKARRPRTVMLDDLADVAGASGSEATVSAGEEEPAKKPRKKGSPKLINPPEGPPKCNVCGRSFLSWKAVFGHLRAHRDRGYSGFLPPPTFNAAVEASGGDVAASCGGGGFGLGTGGLKIDLNADPIDEEEEECGTTTPKFDLNRSPPQDEEDAKEDKAE; encoded by the coding sequence ATGAGTGATCCCGAGAAAACAAAAGTGAACACTGAGGAAAGAATTAATGAAAATTCTGATGAAAGTGATTACCTCTGGagcgatgaagaagaagaaggggagATGCGCGAAATAGTTCTCGCCCTTCCCGCACTGAGTCTTAGTGATGTGGATCAGGTAACCCGTCAAAAAGCCGTCGCTGCGGCTGACTTATTGATTGCTGCCGCTCAAGAAGCGGCGGTGACAAAAGACAACATGGAACAAGAGGTTGGTGGAAGTGGTGGAACAGTTAAGAAGAAAAAGGCTCGTCGTCCAAGGACGGTTATGTTGGACGACTTGGCAGATGTGGCCGGCGCGTCCGGTTCTGAAGCCACCGTGTCTGCTGGAGAAGAAGAGCCGGCAAAGAAGCCTAGGAAGAAAGGTTCTCCTAAGTTGATCAACCCACCTGAAGGTCCTCCTAAATGTAACGTTTGCGGGAGAAGTTTTCTTTCTTGGAAAGCCGTCTTCGGCCACTTACGGGCTCATAGAGACCGTGGTTACTCTGGCTTCTTACCTCCCCCCACATTTAATGCGGCCGTGGAAGCATCTGGCGGGGATGTTGCTGCTTCTTGCGGTGGTGGAGGGTTTGGTTTAGGCACTGGGGGATTGAAAATCGATTTGAACGCTGACCCAAtcgatgaggaggaggaggaatgTGGAACTACTACTCCAAAGTTTGATCTCAACAGGTCACCACcacaagatgaagaagatgcaaAAGAGGACAAAGCCGAGTGA
- the LOC106370444 gene encoding uncharacterized protein LOC106370444: protein MTIKKQLRSISLPSRSHPSTAGIEEALNKVKAINTTPGSSESILTALAGLEELYNRTEEFLKMGSTQRVMSSDVSEFMEEMLDGSLRLMDICNISRDLMVETHEHVRGVQSCVRRKKVARGGADQLDVAVAGYVRFRKNMRKETKKVLGSLKKFNGESCSSSSGVSDGQQDEHLAAVINAMRRVVSVSVSVLKSFLEFLSGRESNIKSKLSSVLKKKKVHHEETKNELESLGSSICCSRDDLQNKLEEVEMSIDGFEKYLEGLFRRLIRTRASLLNIISH, encoded by the coding sequence ATGACTATCAAGAAACAACTAAGATCCATCAGTTTACCTTCAAGATCACATCCGAGCACGGCAGGGATCGAGGAAGCTCTTAACAAGGTTAAAGCGATTAACACCACGCCGGGTTCTTCAGAATCAATCTTGACGGCATTGGCTGGTTTGGAGGAGCTCTATAATCGTACGGAGGAGTTTCTTAAAATGGGTTCGACTCAGCGTGTTATGTCGTCGGATGTATCAGAGTTTATGGAGGAGATGCTCGATGGGTCTTTAAGGCTAATGGATATATGCAATATCTCTAGAGACCTCATGGTGGAGACTCACGAACATGTTCGTGGTGTTCAGTCATGTGTCAGACGCAAGAAAGTAGCCAGAGGAGGAGCTGATCAACTCGATGTCGCTGTCGCTGGCTATGTCAGATTTAGAAAGAACATGAGAAAAGAAACTAAGAAGGTTCTTGGATCCTTGAAGAAATTCAATGGAGAGTCATGTTCATCGTCGTCGGGGGTAAGTGATGGCCAACAAGATGAACACCTTGCGGCAGTTATAAATGCGATGAGACGAGTAGTTTCAGTTAGCGTGTCGGTGTTGAAGTCGTTCTTGGAGTTCTTGTCGGGACGAGAAAGTAACATTAAGAGCAAGTTGTCTTCGGTACTAAAGAAAAAGAAGGTTCATCATGAGGAGACGAAGAACGAGTTGGAGAGTTTGGGTTCATCGATATGTTGCTCTCGTGATGACCTACAAAATAAGCTTGAAGAGGTCGAGATGAGCATTGACGGATTCGAGAAGTATCTAGAAGGTTTATTTCGAAGGTTGATAAGAACACGAGCCTCGCTTCTCAACATAATCTCTcattaa